Genomic DNA from Paenibacillus sp. KS-LC4:
AATCCTATAATATCTATTATTATGATAGTAAAATACTATCATAATAAGGAGCCGCAACATGGACAATAGAAATATACAATACTTTATGGCTGTATTTGAGCTGCTTCATTTTACGAAGGCTGCCGAAAGGCTTGGCATCTCACAGCCTACTTTAAGCCAGCAAATTCGCATCCTTGAAGCCGAGCTTGGTACGCCGCTTTTTGACCGCATCGGTAAAAAGGTAGTAGCAACGGAAGCAGGCAAGCTCCTCTGGCATTATGGAGGCAAGATGCTGCAAGCAGAACGTGATGCCAAAAATGCGATAAAGGAGCAGCTATCTGGAGAAGGCGGCAACGTCCGTCTAGCCGTACTGCCCTCGGATTTGGATTTTCAGCTCGTCCCGCTGTTCGTTGCATTTAAGGCGAAATATCCGCAAATCCAGCTGCAGGTTTTCTCCACTATACATGTTCATGAAGAGGTGCTTAACCATAAAGTCGATATCGGCATTAGCTTGCGGGGCCCTGCGGATAAAAGATTAGTCCAAGTCCCGCTTGGCTCGGAGCCCTATCATCTCTTCGTTCATGCAGCAAGCGAGCTTGCTCACCGGAAGGAAATTTCGCTGCAAGAGCTGGAGCAGCATGCTTTAGTGATGTATCCGAAAGGCTTTCTCGGACGTGATTTAGTGGATGAGGTTTGCAGCAAGGAGGGATTCGAATTAGCTACCGTTATGGAAACCAGTTCAGCCCATTCCTTGCTGCAATTAGTTTCTGCTGGGGTAGGCGCTACTATACAGCCGAAAGGCTTGCTTCGTCAATTCCCCGAACGGCTGGACATTGTAGCTATACCCTTTACAGGGCCTACGCCTTTCCGCCATATGGAGCTGATGTACTGTACAGATCGCTTCATTAGCCGCTCGCATCAACAATTAACGGATGGGCTGATTGATTTTTTTCGCTGGGAAAAATAGGACATAAGCTTCAACAAGGCGATTAGCCGTCTTCCAAGAAACCCGAGCCTTATCAAGACCTCGGGTTTCTTTTTTCATTTCATGTACACCTTGCATCGTAACGTTCACAATTTCGAAAAACTTGCCCATTGTGCATTTTTGCATTTTGGGCAATAATATTCAAGAGTGTTGTATAAAATAAGCTTTGCCCATTTATAAAGCTCACAAAGGAGGTATCGTCATTGATTACTAAACAAACCTTGCGAGATAGGAAAAAAGAAGTTACAGCCGCTGCTCTGGCTGAAGCCGCCTTCGAGCTCGCGCTTGAAAAAGGCTTGGACGGCTTCGTAGTCGACGACGTTGTGCAGCAGGCTGGATATTCCAGACGAACGTTCGCCAACTATTTCTCCTGTAAAGAAGAAGCCGTTGCGGCCGTCGCTGTCCCTATTACAAGTGTAGAGGAATATGAGAACTTACTTGCGGGCTTGCCACAAGCAGCAACACCGCTTGATGTTTTGTACAGCCTATTGCAGATGCAGTTTACCGCTGAGTTTCTGCTTAAATTGCGTCAATTCATCTCCCTTTCCAAGCAGTACCCAACACTTGAACCGTATATCCTTGGTGTATTCCGCCGTTTGCAAATGGCTGCTCAGGAAGCATTGGAGCCCTTCGCCCGCGGACGC
This window encodes:
- a CDS encoding LysR family transcriptional regulator yields the protein MDNRNIQYFMAVFELLHFTKAAERLGISQPTLSQQIRILEAELGTPLFDRIGKKVVATEAGKLLWHYGGKMLQAERDAKNAIKEQLSGEGGNVRLAVLPSDLDFQLVPLFVAFKAKYPQIQLQVFSTIHVHEEVLNHKVDIGISLRGPADKRLVQVPLGSEPYHLFVHAASELAHRKEISLQELEQHALVMYPKGFLGRDLVDEVCSKEGFELATVMETSSAHSLLQLVSAGVGATIQPKGLLRQFPERLDIVAIPFTGPTPFRHMELMYCTDRFISRSHQQLTDGLIDFFRWEK
- a CDS encoding TetR/AcrR family transcriptional regulator, with the protein product MITKQTLRDRKKEVTAAALAEAAFELALEKGLDGFVVDDVVQQAGYSRRTFANYFSCKEEAVAAVAVPITSVEEYENLLAGLPQAATPLDVLYSLLQMQFTAEFLLKLRQFISLSKQYPTLEPYILGVFRRLQMAAQEALEPFARGRYKDGYTHLLVGAVYGAFVPILDGSLNVLLPGETEAEPTASIPFDQYLNSMFDYLRNGF